The sequence GACTTTGTACTAGAAACCAGATGCATAGCATTCAAAATGTCTTGAGATTTTCGTTGCAATGCTTGACAAAGTTTATCAGTGATTCCCATGATTTCTTACTTGATGGATATGAAATGTTTGATAAGACACTAATATCAATAATAAACATATGATATAACGTATTAGAAAACTGACTAACAtactttaaattttagatttttaaatatattaatgttaatttttttaactatttttttatactatttttatCTACACAACTACAATTTTTTAGGTTCATCATAGGAAATGGTacggtgatgatgatcatgatcaTGGTAAATTGGTAATGAAGGTGAAGGAAAACcggaggagaaggaagagaagatgttgaagaagcaTGCAAatgtaaatttaatttaatagaatttagttaaaaaaatttggTTATCTAGCTTTTCTGTAAATAAAATGAGTATATTAATATAGGTGTTAACGTGTTTAATTTATATCATAAGGGTATTATAGTGatgaataatattttaaaaaaatatcgtgGCACCTATGCTCGGCAACGCAAGTAGCATGCATCTCTCATGGCGACGAATGTGTGTGTATGTATGCATGTCTGTCTCTCTTTTGGGGAAAAAAAATCACTGCTATATTCACCGTCGATGAAATGAGTAATCTTCATTCTATCACACCTCATCTCCTAATTCTCCCAACCATCCCCGACTCACGTAGTAGGTAACAAATTCTTGAGTATATGGTCAAATTAAGGGATTGTGGGTTTTGATATGGGTTAAAGTGGATTTGAAATTTTCAGTGGAGGTGAGCTTTATACCAATGGGAGCTGGAATTAGTGGATATGTTGCATGAGACCTTAAGGCCCATAAAGTTAACACATCAAAAGCCGGACAGAATTTTTTGGAAGTTTGACAAGGAAGGTATattttcaactaactcttttgtgcaggtaGTACAGTCAGAATCCCTTCCGAAGGATATAACCAGCTACAGTTTCACAAGAACACTATGGAAATGTTTGGTGCCGCCACAAGTGGAGTTATTTACTTGGTTTACTCTAATAGGAAGAGTAAATACTAAAGAAAGACTCCTTAGATTGGAAATTATTAGCCAAAGTAATAACATGTGCGTCCTGTGTAATAAAGAAGTTGAACATATTCACTTATTCACCATTTATTCTTGGGGTGTGagtttacttggcaggtgtggtgtcaaTGGCTAACTGAATTTGGGAGATCGTGGACTATCCCGAGCTCACTGAAAGAACATTTTGAGAGTTGGACAGGTGCTGTTAATAGGAAGGTAGAGTGCAACAAGTGGTTCATTTGCTTTTTCTCGGTTATTTGGATTGTTTGGCTCGAGAGAAACGGACGAATCTTTAATAACAAGGAGGCAACTGCAGATGTGGTATTTTAGAAATCTTTAAATAGTTATAGAGAATGGAGTAGTTTAGATTCTttctgttgttgatggcaatatcGGAGGTGACATTAAGGagatttttgttttcattttcttatttttgttgaATTGTTGGCTTATTTATCGCTCTACTTTATCTACTTTANNNNNNNNNNNNNNNNNNNNNNNNNNNNNNNNNNNNNNNNNNNNNNNNNNNNNNNNNNNNNNNNNNNNNNNNNNNNNNNNNNNNNNNNNNNNNNNNNNNNNNNNNNNNNNNNNNNNNNNNNNNNNNNNNNNNNNNNNNNNNNNNNNNNNNNNNNNNNNNNNNNNNNNNNNNNNNNACAATAAGATTTTAAAAGACAATTATGTATAAAATAAAAGTACAATCAAATAGTATATAACTATATATAGCCATTCTCTTTGTACATTATCTTTCAATCAACAATTTTTTATAAGTATTTCTTTTatatgataatgatatataattgGGTAATATTGCAAAACAACATTAACTCgtgaaatattatataaaattatgaaatgaaaaaaattatgaatCTATTAAAAGATTAAATGAAATGAAAGGGAAAAATCAtgtatatatatcttttatttagaTTTTGAGTATAATCAGTGTATATCAATAACAAACTTTATACGCCTAGAATATTGTTTGTCAAATTGTCATCAACCTTAGCGCAATTAACACATGATTTCCCAAAAAGCGAAAAGCAAAATGTGCCTGAAAAAATAAAAGCACTTTATTTGCATTCACCAAAATTTCAAGCAGTGATTATAATTTATCTTCCTGAAAGAACGTATGGCGGGATGGCAGTATTGTTGTTTAATATAATTTTCCTGCTGCAGGAGGAAATTGTCAGCACTGAACAGGAAATAAAGATGAGTTTCAACGacgtgattattattattatttaattttgatagaATTAACAAAACTAACTGCATAGTTAGGTATGAATCCCCACAAAAATTGTGTCAAACATACAAGACAAAGCCAAGAACTCCTTCCAACTTAGCATGCCAATTTGGAGTTAAACCATAGGTTCTTGAAGATTTAGTTACGACGGCATCATCAAAGGTATCTCAACAATGATCtgtatttgtttttctttaattacATCACAAAATTAGAAACGGGCCAAACAGGAAACAACAAACTACTCCAACTTTTCCCACTTTAATTATCAGAATCCAAATCTCAGGCCAGCCGGCCGTACAGCCAGCCTCTTCCATCTCCACGTCACTGTTCAATCCTATGCGGTAGAACCAAAGTTCTGATTCTTTTTTAATGCATACAAATACAATTAACTTCTGGGGTTTTCATATTAACAAAAGATGGTTATTTCTTAAATTATGCGATCAataataaagttttttttttcgtttAATTGATAACAGAGTTGACGTCCTAAACACAATTTACTACTACTTTAGGGAAAACCAATATTAAttgagggaaaaaaaaagaaaattcattCGCTACTGTATACCCCATAATTCTGTAAAAGTCACTTCTAGGATTCTTCTACCACACCCTGTTTTTCCATCACTACTTGTGAGTTGTGACAAACTATAAGAATTAAGGATTTAAGAGGAGCTCCATAATAAAGTTTGAACTGTTGCCATTATAACAGAACCATCATGCAAATTGTTGTAGATGATCATGATTATAACACAGAAAGTGGAATAAAAGATCCTTAAATGTCTATATAGAACGAAGAATTACCTTTCTGCCGCAATTCCTTATATATAAAAATTGTTATTTACAATGCTAATATTTTTTGGGTGTCTATTACAATCTGCTAATATGTTTCGAGTATACGCTGTATATctaattctgaaataaaagaagaaaaaaattaactCTATTTTTCCTAAAATTGTGAGAATCTCCAATCCAATGGCCGTTGAATCACATGAGGGAACAAGCATTGGGATTCTCGTCGCTGAACATCTGAGGAGCAGGATAACGAGGGTGCATGTAATAAGGGGGTGGCTCGGTATACCCTTGATTATTATGATGATTAACATCATGGCTCCCTCCATAACCCCAATAATCATAAGGGTACCCTTGATTATTAGGGTACCCGGCCCCTGATGAAGAAGGGTTAACCTCCACCGCGTAGCTAGTACTAGTTTGACCAGGTCCATACCCATCGTACCAATACATAGGAGCAGGTGGGTACCCGTAACCGGAGTGCTCCATTCTGTTAATTTCCACTGCCTTGGTCCCACCTTCCTCCACCACCGCCTTCTTCCCGCCGTCTCCtccgccgccaccaccaccaccaccttcttTCTTCCCTTTCTTTTCCCCTCCtccttctttgttttttttatcttcttctttcttgggtGGGCCCATCACCTCAACGTTCCTCTTGAGCTTCTCGTTCAGGAACGGCACCATTTCCTTCACGTCCATGGTTCCCGTAACGGTTACCAAATCCTTCCCTTCTTCAATGTTCACCGATTCCACTCCTGCTCAGCAACACGTCATCACACACCATGCTAGATTAATTAGTCGGTACTCACCTTAATTCTTaatcaatatttaattaattaaaatttaagtgCCATTTTAAACAATAATCGTGTGGGGCTCTTGCATCACAAGCCCACCCAACttataattaactaattaaataaataaaatacgtTTGTAAATTAAGTACAGAGAAATAAcagctttaatttaatttaattaggtCCAAAGTTACCTTTGACCTTGAGGATAATCTTGCGAATTTTCTGAATGCAACCGTCACAGTGCAATCTGATCTTCAACGCCACTGTGCTCTGCACAACACCAAACCACAAATTAAACTTAAACAATTAAAACAGAGAACACTCTAAAATCAAATGAAATTCAGAAAAAGAGTCATAGCTATGAGGAGAACGAGTCGCACTAATTTAACTCGGTCGTTACGGAAACATTAGGACTCAAAATTTTTCAATTAGGATGAAATTTGCACTCTGTTTCAGTCTTCACCGTATTGaccaagataaaaaataagtaaataacaataaaaaattgaGTTATGTTAAGTATACACCAAAATCAATCACAAAAAATTgatcactaatataaaatatacattgaaatatatctatatattaaaaataaattaaattacctatatatttatacacaaatatattaatacaaatatattaataactgattttagtgactaattttaatctACAAATAACATTTCTTTACAAAATTGAACTAAATCATAATAATCTACCTCTTTAGGCTTTTTTTCTTCGGGCTTTTTGGCTTCCGGTTTCTTGTCATCGGACTTCTTCTCCGGCGGCGGTTTATTATCGGCGGCGGGGAAGTCTTTCTTGGGCTGGGGGGAAAGGAGCTCGACCTTCTTGTTGGTTTTCTCGGCCAGCCTGTCTCGAACACTAGCGGGGTCCACTTTTCCGAAGACGGTTAGTTTGTTAGAGGAGATGTCGGCCTTCACGTCTTCCACACCTGAAACCCACAACAAACCAAAGTTGAAAATTCTGTCATCGATAACGGAATTCGCTTGTGTGGCCAGTGGGTGGGTTTTAAGTTAGTTAGTTTGTTACCGTCAAAGTGGCGAACGGCGCGTTTGATTTTCTTAACGCATCCCTCACAATGCATGTCTAGCTTCAATACGACAGGGGAGGGAGCGTCGTTTTTGTTCCCTCCGCCTTCGGTCTTCTTCTCCGTGTCATTCTTTGGCTGATCTGTTTTCTGTAACCGAAcgatgtcaa is a genomic window of Arachis ipaensis cultivar K30076 chromosome B06, Araip1.1, whole genome shotgun sequence containing:
- the LOC107648599 gene encoding heavy metal-associated isoprenylated plant protein 6, whose translation is MGEKTDQPKNDTEKKTEGGGNKNDAPSPVVLKLDMHCEGCVKKIKRAVRHFDGVEDVKADISSNKLTVFGKVDPASVRDRLAEKTNKKVELLSPQPKKDFPAADNKPPPEKKSDDKKPEAKKPEEKKPKESTVALKIRLHCDGCIQKIRKIILKVKGVESVNIEEGKDLVTVTGTMDVKEMVPFLNEKLKRNVEVMGPPKKEEDKKNKEGGGEKKGKKEGGGGGGGGGDGGKKAVVEEGGTKAVEINRMEHSGYGYPPAPMYWYDGYGPGQTSTSYAVEVNPSSSGAGYPNNQGYPYDYWGYGGSHDVNHHNNQGYTEPPPYYMHPRYPAPQMFSDENPNACSLM